The stretch of DNA AGGCCGGGGTCGAGGTGCCGTTCCACGCCCTCGGTGAGGGCCGGGTCGGAGGTGAAGACGTCGTACCCCACCAGGGGTGGAGGCTGGTTGGTCACTGTGTGGGTGCTCGCTGCCATACGGATACGGTAAGGAGGTGCACCAGGCAAATGAAACAGCGAAGCGGCGACCGGGCCGGCTCCGTAGGGTTCGAGCCCTCTACCGCGACGTTTCCAAACGCAGGACCGCCTGGCTGCTCCTCAAGGACGTCGTCAACTCGTGCATGGAGTACCGCATCCTCGGCCTCGCCGCCGAAGCTGCCTTCTTCACGCTGCTGTCCGTGCCGCCGCTGCTGCTCAGCCTCGTCGGGCTGCTCGGCTATGTGGACGCGTGGACCTCCACCGACACGATCGCGAGTGTCGAGAACAACCTCGTCGAGGCCTCCCGCACGGTCCTCTCCGACCAGGGGGTACGCGAGATCACGCGGCCCATACTCCGGGACGTCACGAGGGGCGGCAGACCGGACGTCATCTCGATCGGCTTCCTCTTCGCGCTCTGGTCGGGCTCACGGGCCGTGAACGTCTTCATCGACACGATCACCGTCATGTACGGCCTCGACGGGGCTCGGGGCATCGTCAAGACACGGCTCCTCGCGTTCGGGCTGTTCATCGTGGGGCTGGTGATCGGATCGGTCGCGCTGCCGCTGATCGTGGTGGGGCCCGACGCTGTCGTCGGCCTGCTCCCGTGGAGCGAGACAGCCGTCCAGGTCCTCTACTGGCCCGTGGTGACCGTGCTGTCCATCGTCTTCCTTACGACGCTCTACCACGTGTCCGTGCCCGTCCGCTCACCGTGGATCGAGGACGTCCCCGGCTCCTTCGTGGCTCTCGCGATGTGGGTGCTCGGCAGTTTCCTCCTGCGCATCTACCTCACCTCGACCGTCGAGGGCCCCACCATCTACGGGTCCCTCGCGGCGCCCGTCGCCGTCCTGCTGTGGATCGGTGTGGCGGCCTTCGCCGTCCTGGTGGGCGCCGCGGTCAACGCGGCGATCGACCGGGTCTGGCCCTCCGTCG from Streptomyces tsukubensis encodes:
- a CDS encoding YhjD/YihY/BrkB family envelope integrity protein; the encoded protein is MEYRILGLAAEAAFFTLLSVPPLLLSLVGLLGYVDAWTSTDTIASVENNLVEASRTVLSDQGVREITRPILRDVTRGGRPDVISIGFLFALWSGSRAVNVFIDTITVMYGLDGARGIVKTRLLAFGLFIVGLVIGSVALPLIVVGPDAVVGLLPWSETAVQVLYWPVVTVLSIVFLTTLYHVSVPVRSPWIEDVPGSFVALAMWVLGSFLLRIYLTSTVEGPTIYGSLAAPVAVLLWIGVAAFAVLVGAAVNAAIDRVWPSVATAAARAANDRVREAEAAEVIARAAAVRAAHSHDDPDDQDMPSEFPERWSRFLPPEDVTSRLRTQPKYRPKHAKRAGGRSQPPKPSAGPSAPSPGTSGPSEDGAHPAPPVGPVGPEGLPGTAAPLPPDAPGPSDGGGRPRGDRPHGG